One window of the Brevundimonas goettingensis genome contains the following:
- the groL gene encoding chaperonin GroEL (60 kDa chaperone family; promotes refolding of misfolded polypeptides especially under stressful conditions; forms two stacked rings of heptamers to form a barrel-shaped 14mer; ends can be capped by GroES; misfolded proteins enter the barrel where they are refolded when GroES binds), which translates to MAAKIVQFNTDARDKMLRGVNVLANAVKVTLGPKGRNVVIQKSFGAPRSTKDGVSVAKEIELEDAFENMGAQMIREVASKTNDKAGDGTTTATVLAQAIVQEGLKAVAAGMNPMDLKRGIDKAVTAVLEEIKSNSKPVSNNSEIAQVGTISANGDVEVGTLIAEAMAKVGNDGVITVEEAKTAETTVDIVEGMQFDRGYLSPYFITNADKMEVQLEEPLILLFEKKLSSLQAMLPILEAVVQSGRPLLIIAEDIEGEALATLVVNKLRGGLRVAAVKAPGFGDRRKAMLEDIAVLTGGQVISEDLGIKLENVTLDMLGKAKKVTITKDDTTVVEGVGEKADIEARVAQIKAQIEATTSDYDKEKLQERLAKLAGGVAVLRVGGSTEVEVKEKKDRVDDALNATRAAADEGIVPGGGIALLKASKILTGVTGDNADQTAGIAIIRRALQAPIRQISENAGVEGSIVVGKVLENESPTFGFNAQTEEYGDLVAMGVIDPAKVVRTALQDAASVAGILITTEAAVADAPKKGGAGAPDMGGGMGGMGGMDF; encoded by the coding sequence ATGGCTGCCAAGATCGTACAGTTCAACACCGACGCCCGCGACAAGATGCTGCGCGGCGTCAACGTCCTCGCCAACGCCGTCAAGGTGACCCTGGGTCCCAAGGGCCGCAACGTCGTGATCCAGAAGTCCTTCGGCGCCCCGCGCTCGACCAAGGACGGCGTTTCGGTCGCCAAGGAAATCGAGCTGGAAGACGCCTTCGAGAACATGGGCGCCCAGATGATCCGCGAAGTCGCTTCGAAGACGAACGACAAGGCGGGCGACGGCACCACCACCGCCACCGTCCTGGCCCAGGCCATCGTGCAGGAAGGCCTCAAGGCCGTCGCCGCCGGCATGAACCCGATGGATCTGAAGCGCGGTATCGACAAGGCGGTCACCGCCGTCCTCGAAGAGATCAAGTCGAACTCCAAGCCGGTCTCCAACAACTCGGAAATCGCCCAGGTCGGCACCATCTCGGCCAACGGCGACGTTGAAGTCGGCACCCTGATCGCCGAAGCCATGGCCAAGGTCGGCAACGACGGCGTCATCACCGTCGAGGAAGCCAAGACCGCCGAAACCACCGTCGACATCGTCGAGGGCATGCAGTTCGACCGCGGCTACCTGTCGCCCTACTTCATCACCAACGCCGACAAGATGGAGGTTCAACTCGAAGAGCCCCTCATCCTGCTGTTCGAGAAGAAGCTGTCGTCGCTGCAGGCCATGCTCCCGATCCTGGAAGCCGTGGTCCAGTCGGGTCGCCCGCTGCTGATCATCGCCGAGGACATCGAGGGCGAAGCCCTGGCCACCCTGGTGGTCAACAAGCTGCGCGGCGGCCTGCGCGTCGCCGCCGTCAAGGCTCCGGGCTTCGGCGACCGCCGCAAGGCCATGCTGGAAGACATCGCCGTCCTGACCGGCGGCCAGGTCATCTCGGAAGACCTGGGCATCAAGCTCGAGAACGTGACCCTCGACATGCTCGGCAAGGCCAAGAAGGTCACCATCACCAAGGACGACACCACCGTCGTCGAAGGCGTGGGTGAAAAGGCCGACATCGAAGCCCGCGTCGCCCAGATCAAGGCCCAGATCGAAGCCACGACCTCGGACTACGACAAGGAAAAGCTGCAGGAACGTCTGGCCAAGCTGGCCGGGGGCGTCGCGGTTCTCCGCGTCGGCGGTTCGACCGAAGTCGAGGTGAAAGAAAAGAAGGACCGCGTCGACGACGCCCTCAACGCCACGCGCGCCGCGGCTGACGAAGGCATCGTTCCCGGCGGCGGCATCGCCCTGCTGAAGGCCTCGAAGATCCTGACGGGCGTCACCGGCGACAACGCCGACCAGACGGCCGGCATCGCCATCATCCGTCGCGCCCTGCAGGCTCCGATCCGTCAGATCTCGGAAAACGCCGGTGTCGAAGGCTCGATCGTGGTCGGCAAGGTGCTGGAAAACGAAAGCCCCACCTTCGGCTTCAACGCCCAGACGGAAGAGTACGGCGACCTGGTCGCCATGGGCGTCATCGACCCCGCCAAGGTGGTCCGCACCGCCCTGCAGGACGCCGCCTCCGTGGCCGGCATCCTGATCACCACCGAAGCCGCCGTGGCTGACGCTCCCAAGAAGGGCGGCGCCGGCGCCCCCGACATGGGCGGCGGCATGGGCGGCATGGGCGGCATGGACTTCTAG
- a CDS encoding GIY-YIG nuclease family protein: MTANLTARVWKHRHRTFDGFSKEHGCTRLVWFEQYALVTPAIAREEYPTGPAGGRRLRRHILSHKMGAQTGRFYRPR, translated from the coding sequence ATGACCGCCAATCTGACGGCGCGAGTCTGGAAACATCGTCACCGAACGTTCGATGGGTTCAGCAAGGAGCATGGCTGCACCCGACTGGTCTGGTTCGAACAATATGCGCTCGTGACGCCCGCCATCGCGCGCGAGGAGTACCCGACCGGTCCGGCTGGAGGTCGTCGCCTCCGCCGCCACATTCTTTCACATAAGATGGGCGCGCAGACGGGGCGTTTCTACCGACCGCGGTAG
- a CDS encoding LysR family transcriptional regulator: MKRDELGDLSTFMVVAEERSFTRAAAKLGTSQSAVSHTVRRLETRLGLRLLVRTTRNVAPTEAGERLLETLRPAFDDIEQRVAALGDLRDRPAGTIRITCGEHAARRVLWPVLERLLPAYPDIKVEISVDDSLADLVEGRFDAGVRLGERLGKDMIAVPIGPELRMVVIASPDYLARRGTPQTPHDLADHACINYRLPTLGGLYAWEFEKDGQPTNVRVSGQLIFNSMALVQRAALAGMGLAVMMHDEVAPLIAEGRLTTVLDDWTPPFSGYHLYYPSRRQPTPAFALLVDALRYRGR; the protein is encoded by the coding sequence ATGAAGCGCGATGAGCTGGGCGACCTCTCCACCTTCATGGTCGTGGCGGAGGAACGCAGCTTCACCCGGGCGGCGGCCAAACTGGGCACCTCCCAGTCGGCGGTCAGCCATACGGTGCGGCGGCTGGAAACCCGTCTCGGCCTACGCCTTCTGGTCCGGACCACCCGCAACGTCGCCCCGACCGAGGCGGGCGAGCGATTGCTGGAGACCCTGCGCCCCGCCTTCGACGACATCGAGCAGCGGGTCGCGGCGCTCGGCGACCTGCGCGATCGTCCGGCCGGAACCATCCGCATCACCTGCGGCGAGCATGCGGCGCGCAGGGTCCTGTGGCCCGTGCTGGAACGCCTCCTGCCCGCCTATCCGGACATCAAGGTCGAGATCTCGGTCGACGACAGCCTCGCCGACCTCGTCGAGGGCCGGTTCGACGCCGGCGTCCGCCTGGGCGAGCGGCTCGGCAAGGACATGATCGCCGTCCCCATCGGCCCCGAGCTGCGCATGGTCGTCATCGCCTCGCCCGACTATCTGGCCCGGCGAGGGACGCCGCAGACGCCGCACGACCTCGCCGACCACGCCTGTATCAACTACCGCCTGCCGACCCTCGGCGGCCTCTATGCCTGGGAGTTCGAGAAGGACGGTCAGCCGACCAATGTGCGCGTCTCCGGCCAGCTGATCTTCAACAGCATGGCCTTGGTCCAGCGCGCGGCGCTGGCCGGCATGGGGCTGGCCGTCATGATGCACGACGAGGTCGCCCCCCTGATCGCCGAGGGCCGCCTGACCACGGTGCTGGACGACTGGACCCCGCCGTTTTCGGGGTACCACCTCTATTACCCCAGCCGCCGCCAGCCGACCCCCGCCTTCGCCCTCCTTGTCGACGCCCTGCGCTACCGCGGTCGGTAG
- a CDS encoding NAD(P)-dependent alcohol dehydrogenase has protein sequence MKTIGYAAHSTTAPLEPWTFDRRELRANDVQMQILYCGVCHSDLHQARNDWGWSSYPVVPGHEIVGVVTAVGSEVKKYKEGDRVAVGCMVDSCQHCDQCDKGEEQLCRHGNTQTYNGRDRITGDPTYGGYSKDLVVREEFVLSLPDNLDIAKAAPLLCAGITTWSPLKTWGVKEGTRVGVIGLGGLGHMAVKLAAGLGAHVTVLSRTADKEADAKELGAHALLVSSDRAAMKAAANSLDLIIDTVPVKHDLNPYMPLLDIDGTLVIVGQLGPMEELSTLPLLMARRRVSGSPIGGIRETQEMLDFCGEKGILPDVEMIRMDEINHAFERMEKSDVRYRFVIDMASLEAPAAEAA, from the coding sequence ATGAAGACCATCGGTTACGCCGCCCATTCGACCACCGCGCCGCTGGAGCCCTGGACCTTCGACCGGCGCGAGTTGCGCGCCAACGACGTGCAGATGCAGATCCTCTACTGCGGCGTCTGCCACTCGGACCTGCACCAGGCGCGCAACGACTGGGGCTGGTCGTCCTATCCGGTGGTGCCGGGTCACGAGATCGTCGGCGTCGTCACCGCCGTCGGCTCCGAGGTGAAGAAATACAAGGAAGGCGACCGCGTCGCCGTCGGCTGTATGGTCGACAGCTGTCAGCATTGCGACCAGTGCGACAAGGGCGAGGAGCAGCTCTGCCGCCACGGCAACACCCAGACCTATAACGGCCGCGACCGGATCACCGGCGACCCGACCTACGGCGGCTATTCCAAGGATCTGGTGGTGCGCGAGGAGTTCGTCCTGTCGCTGCCCGACAATCTTGATATCGCCAAGGCCGCGCCGTTGCTCTGCGCCGGCATCACCACCTGGTCGCCGCTCAAGACCTGGGGCGTCAAGGAAGGCACCCGCGTCGGCGTCATCGGTCTGGGCGGTCTGGGCCATATGGCGGTCAAGCTGGCCGCGGGCCTCGGCGCCCATGTCACGGTGCTGAGCCGCACCGCCGACAAGGAAGCCGATGCCAAGGAGCTGGGCGCCCACGCCCTGCTGGTGTCGTCAGATCGGGCGGCGATGAAGGCGGCGGCCAACAGCCTGGACCTGATCATCGATACCGTGCCGGTCAAGCATGACCTCAACCCCTATATGCCGCTGCTCGACATCGACGGCACCCTGGTCATCGTCGGCCAACTGGGCCCGATGGAAGAGCTGTCGACCCTGCCGCTGCTCATGGCGCGGCGCCGCGTCTCGGGTTCGCCCATCGGCGGCATCCGCGAGACCCAGGAGATGCTCGACTTCTGCGGCGAGAAGGGAATCCTGCCCGACGTCGAGATGATCCGCATGGACGAGATCAACCACGCCTTCGAGCGGATGGAGAAGTCCGACGTCCGCTACCGCTTCGTCATCGACATGGCGTCGCTGGAAGCCCCGGCCGCCGAGGCCGCGTGA
- a CDS encoding (R)-mandelonitrile lyase — protein sequence MTVQRNGTTPAAFGPADYFTGRVRIENGFKSSEPGNVQGALVIFEPGARSNWHTHPLGQTLIVASGVGWHQCEGGPVEEIRAGDVVQCNANHRHWHGASATVGMSHWAVQEALDGKVVEWMEPVTDEQYQPPVRD from the coding sequence ATGACCGTTCAGCGCAACGGAACGACCCCGGCTGCCTTCGGCCCGGCCGACTATTTCACCGGCCGCGTCCGCATCGAGAACGGGTTCAAATCGTCCGAGCCCGGCAATGTTCAGGGCGCGCTGGTCATCTTCGAACCCGGCGCCCGTTCCAACTGGCACACCCATCCCCTGGGTCAGACCCTGATCGTCGCCTCGGGCGTGGGCTGGCATCAGTGCGAAGGCGGGCCGGTGGAGGAAATCCGCGCCGGCGATGTGGTTCAATGCAACGCCAACCACCGCCACTGGCACGGCGCCAGCGCCACGGTCGGGATGAGCCACTGGGCCGTTCAGGAAGCCCTCGACGGCAAGGTCGTGGAGTGGATGGAGCCGGTGACGGACGAGCAATACCAGCCGCCGGTCAGGGACTGA
- a CDS encoding aldo/keto reductase, giving the protein MKDEPETEVENTGRRALFGMGLTLSAAAALPASAMVASSKQGPAAAPGPGRRRLGKLEVSSVGIGVQNMSRTYQTTVPSRPEMLNIIRAAFDQGVTFYDSAEAYGPHEVERILGEGVQPFRDQVVVATKFGWNIDQETGARRPGLNSRPEHVRQVVEGMLRRLRTDRIDLLYQHRVDPDVPIEDVAGVIGDLMREGKVLHWGLCEMGQGTLRRAHATQPVSAVQNEYSMLWRGPEQWVIPTCEELGIGLVPWSPLGVGFLTGAIDAGTRFAQGDIRQAESRFAGEDLAHNLALVALVKAWADRKNAAPGQIALAWLLAKKPWIVPIPGTTQMAHMRENVGAAALRFSPDELTELNAAVSAIAVLGARLPDSVLVHSGREAPAKTTEK; this is encoded by the coding sequence ATGAAAGACGAGCCAGAGACGGAAGTCGAGAACACCGGCCGCCGTGCCCTGTTCGGCATGGGTTTGACGCTGTCGGCCGCCGCGGCCTTGCCGGCGTCGGCGATGGTCGCGAGTTCAAAACAAGGCCCGGCGGCGGCGCCTGGGCCCGGACGGCGGCGGCTGGGAAAGCTGGAGGTCTCGAGCGTCGGGATCGGCGTTCAGAATATGAGCCGCACCTATCAGACCACCGTCCCCTCGCGGCCCGAGATGCTGAACATCATCCGCGCCGCCTTCGATCAGGGCGTGACCTTCTATGATTCAGCCGAGGCCTATGGCCCGCACGAGGTCGAGCGCATCCTGGGCGAGGGAGTGCAGCCATTCCGCGATCAGGTCGTCGTCGCCACCAAATTCGGCTGGAACATCGATCAGGAGACCGGCGCCCGCCGTCCCGGCCTGAACAGCCGGCCGGAGCATGTGAGGCAGGTCGTCGAGGGGATGCTGCGGCGTCTGCGGACCGACCGCATCGACCTGTTGTATCAGCACCGGGTCGATCCGGACGTGCCGATCGAGGACGTGGCCGGGGTGATCGGCGACCTGATGCGCGAAGGCAAGGTTCTGCACTGGGGCCTGTGCGAGATGGGCCAGGGCACCCTGCGCCGCGCTCATGCGACCCAGCCGGTCAGCGCGGTCCAGAACGAATATTCCATGCTGTGGCGCGGGCCGGAGCAGTGGGTCATCCCGACCTGCGAAGAGTTGGGAATCGGCCTCGTCCCGTGGAGCCCGCTGGGCGTCGGCTTCCTGACCGGCGCAATCGATGCCGGCACCCGGTTCGCCCAGGGCGATATCCGCCAGGCCGAGTCCCGGTTCGCGGGTGAGGATCTGGCGCACAATCTCGCCCTTGTGGCGCTGGTGAAGGCTTGGGCCGATCGAAAGAACGCGGCGCCCGGCCAGATCGCCCTGGCCTGGCTACTGGCGAAGAAGCCGTGGATCGTCCCGATCCCGGGCACGACCCAGATGGCCCATATGCGGGAAAATGTCGGGGCGGCCGCGCTGCGGTTCTCGCCGGACGAACTGACGGAACTGAACGCCGCAGTCTCGGCGATCGCGGTGCTTGGCGCGCGTCTGCCCGACAGCGTTCTGGTGCATTCCGGACGGGAAGCGCCGGCGAAGACCACGGAGAAATGA
- a CDS encoding aldo/keto reductase translates to MKTRTLGNGLEVSALGLGCMGLSAAYGPATETAQAVALIRDAFDLGVTLFDTAEAYGPFVNETVVGEALAPIRDRVVIATKFGFDIDQATGARNGGVNSRPEHIVAVVEGMLKRLRTDHIDLLYQHRVDPAVPMEEVAGAVKDLIEAGKVLHFGLSEASLDSIRRAHAVQPVTALQNEYSLWTRDVEANSVLDLCEDLGIGFVPFSPLGAGFLTGKIDAETAFAPGDFRSISPRFTAEARAANTAMVELLKATAESHGATPAQIALAWLLAKKPWIVPIPGTTKLHRLKENLGAAEVELTAGDLTAIAAAAAKIDIQGARLPEAVLAMTNR, encoded by the coding sequence ATGAAGACGCGCACACTCGGAAACGGCCTTGAGGTGTCGGCCCTCGGCCTGGGCTGTATGGGTCTCAGCGCCGCCTATGGACCGGCGACGGAGACGGCGCAGGCGGTCGCGCTGATCCGCGACGCCTTCGACCTGGGCGTGACCCTGTTCGATACGGCCGAAGCCTATGGACCCTTCGTCAATGAGACGGTGGTGGGCGAGGCGCTGGCGCCGATCCGCGACAGGGTCGTGATCGCCACCAAATTCGGCTTCGACATCGATCAGGCGACCGGCGCGCGCAACGGCGGGGTCAACAGCCGGCCGGAGCATATCGTGGCTGTGGTCGAGGGCATGCTGAAGCGGCTGAGGACCGACCACATCGACCTTCTCTACCAGCACCGCGTCGATCCGGCCGTGCCGATGGAGGAGGTCGCCGGGGCCGTGAAGGATCTGATCGAGGCAGGCAAGGTGCTGCATTTCGGCCTGTCGGAGGCCAGCCTGGACTCCATCCGCCGCGCCCATGCGGTGCAGCCGGTGACGGCGCTGCAGAACGAATATTCCCTGTGGACGCGCGATGTTGAGGCCAACAGCGTGCTCGACCTGTGCGAGGATCTCGGCATCGGCTTCGTGCCGTTCAGTCCGCTCGGCGCCGGCTTCCTGACCGGGAAGATCGATGCGGAGACGGCCTTCGCCCCGGGCGACTTCCGCTCGATCTCGCCGCGCTTCACCGCCGAGGCGCGGGCGGCCAATACGGCCATGGTCGAGCTTCTGAAGGCGACGGCGGAGAGCCACGGCGCGACACCGGCCCAGATCGCCCTGGCCTGGTTGCTGGCGAAGAAGCCGTGGATCGTCCCGATCCCGGGGACCACCAAATTGCACCGCCTGAAGGAAAACCTCGGCGCGGCCGAGGTCGAACTGACCGCCGGCGACCTGACGGCCATCGCCGCCGCCGCCGCGAAAATTGATATCCAGGGGGCCCGCCTTCCCGAGGCTGTCCTGGCCATGACCAACCGTTGA
- a CDS encoding aldo/keto reductase — protein MTTLPTRKLGDLEVSALGLGCMGLSFGLGPATEHNEAVALIRAAVERGVTFFDTAEVYGPFVNESVVGEALAPFRDQVVIATKFGFALEPGAPTGGLNSRPDHIRKAVEGSLSRLGVETIDLLYQHRVDPEVPIEDVAGTVRDLIAEGKVKAFGLSEAGVSTIRRAHAVQPVAALQSEYSLWWREPEAEILPTLEDLGIGFVPFSPLGKGFLTGAIKADETFDKGDFRSTLPRFQSENRDANQALLDLVQAFARQKGATPAQIALAWLLARSPSIIPIPGTTKLHRLEENLGAVAVELTADDVEALNTASATLQVTGDRYAPAQQKMIDR, from the coding sequence ATGACCACCCTCCCCACACGCAAACTCGGCGATCTCGAAGTCTCGGCCCTCGGCCTCGGCTGTATGGGGCTGAGCTTCGGCCTCGGTCCGGCGACGGAGCACAATGAGGCCGTCGCCCTGATCCGCGCCGCGGTCGAACGCGGCGTGACCTTCTTCGACACGGCCGAGGTCTATGGCCCCTTCGTCAATGAGAGCGTGGTCGGCGAGGCCCTGGCCCCGTTCCGCGATCAGGTGGTGATCGCCACCAAGTTCGGCTTCGCGCTTGAGCCCGGCGCCCCGACCGGCGGGTTGAACAGCCGTCCGGACCATATCCGCAAGGCCGTCGAGGGTTCGCTGTCGCGGCTGGGCGTCGAGACGATCGACCTCCTGTACCAGCACCGCGTCGATCCCGAGGTTCCGATCGAGGATGTGGCGGGGACGGTCCGCGACCTGATCGCCGAGGGCAAGGTCAAGGCGTTCGGCCTGTCGGAGGCCGGCGTCAGCACCATCCGCCGCGCCCACGCCGTCCAGCCGGTCGCGGCCCTGCAGAGCGAATACTCCCTGTGGTGGCGCGAGCCGGAGGCGGAGATCCTGCCGACGCTGGAAGACCTGGGCATCGGCTTCGTGCCCTTCAGCCCTCTGGGCAAGGGCTTCCTGACCGGGGCGATCAAGGCCGACGAGACCTTCGACAAGGGCGATTTCCGCAGCACCCTGCCCCGGTTCCAGTCGGAGAACCGTGACGCCAACCAGGCCTTGCTCGACCTCGTCCAGGCCTTCGCCAGACAGAAGGGCGCGACCCCGGCCCAGATCGCCCTGGCCTGGCTGCTGGCCCGGTCGCCGTCGATCATTCCGATTCCCGGCACGACGAAGCTGCACCGGCTCGAGGAGAACCTCGGCGCCGTCGCGGTCGAGCTGACGGCGGACGATGTAGAGGCGCTCAACACCGCCTCGGCGACGCTGCAGGTGACCGGCGACCGCTACGCCCCGGCCCAGCAGAAGATGATCGACCGTTGA
- a CDS encoding GFA family protein gives MTHRTASCDCGQLSITVEGEPRGVGVCHCLSCQRRTGSIFATLAGFRGAWSMSGRATEYVRTGDQGAKFRFRFCPVCGSNVFHTEEGFEDRSVSISVGSFADPTFPPPSDSVYDSRRHPWVGLPETVQVWDKDPD, from the coding sequence ATGACCCACCGAACCGCCTCCTGCGACTGCGGACAGCTCAGCATCACCGTCGAGGGCGAGCCTCGCGGCGTGGGGGTCTGCCACTGCCTGTCCTGCCAGCGGCGGACGGGCAGCATCTTCGCGACCCTGGCTGGCTTTCGCGGCGCATGGTCGATGAGCGGGCGAGCCACCGAATATGTGCGCACCGGGGATCAGGGGGCGAAGTTCCGCTTTCGGTTCTGCCCCGTCTGCGGCTCCAACGTCTTCCATACGGAGGAGGGGTTCGAGGACCGCTCGGTCAGCATCTCGGTCGGATCCTTCGCCGACCCGACCTTCCCGCCGCCGTCCGACAGCGTCTACGACAGCCGCCGCCATCCGTGGGTGGGCCTGCCCGAGACGGTGCAGGTGTGGGACAAGGATCCGGACTAG
- a CDS encoding TonB-dependent receptor — MFRSLLLASCCAFAVSAPAFAQTSQDTTELEEVIVTGSQVTLTAPYAGGQVARGSRVGLFGSLGVMDTPFATTSYTEELSRNQQTRSVGDVLQNDPAVRVSKGFGNFQELYVIRGFPVYSDDMTYNGLYGILPRQFVASEFLERVEVFHGATAFLNGAAPGGSGVGGAFNLTPKRAGNEPLTRVTAGIESGGEIYLAGDVARRFGVDQEYGARLNLVRRDGESTVDGEDRQLTAIGLGLDRRGERARFSADVGYQDHHIDAPRPTVTPSGAVPAAPSADVNYAQPWTYTDEQQVFGAARGEFDVTDSVTAWAAFGGRQGKEANVLANPNVDAGGNLTAYRFDNTREDTVWSGDVGLRADLTTGSVGHRIVASASQVQSKSKNAYAFSSFAGFPAGTLSNPVAATQPAANFFIGGDLDSPLVTERVDNSSLAIADMLSFLDGRLLVTAGVRYQNIKTRTYDYNTGALGSSYDGDAVTPAFAVVFKPIDRVSLYANYAEALIPGKIAPAVVNGLNVTNAGEVLDPFVGEQFEVGAKYDAGTFGGSISLFRTTLQSELFTQTSATAGTYSSGGEQENSGVELSVYGEPIAGLRLLGGMSWLDAEIASSGRTPIGVPDFQANANIEWDVPQVAGLTLEGRAVYTGEQETNATTSVPLDAWTRFDAGVRYAFEAGGHPLTARARVENIADEDQWVAVGGYPGANYLTLGAPRTLRVSISADF; from the coding sequence ATGTTCCGCTCCCTTCTCCTCGCCTCCTGCTGCGCATTCGCCGTCTCCGCCCCCGCTTTCGCCCAGACGTCGCAGGACACGACCGAGCTGGAAGAGGTCATCGTCACGGGTTCGCAGGTCACCCTGACCGCCCCCTATGCCGGGGGCCAGGTGGCGCGGGGGAGCCGGGTCGGCCTGTTCGGGTCGCTGGGCGTGATGGACACCCCCTTCGCAACGACCAGCTACACCGAGGAGCTGTCGCGCAACCAGCAGACCCGCAGCGTCGGCGACGTGCTGCAGAACGATCCGGCGGTGCGGGTGTCCAAGGGCTTCGGCAATTTTCAGGAGCTGTATGTGATCCGGGGCTTCCCGGTCTATTCGGACGACATGACCTATAACGGTCTCTACGGCATCCTGCCGCGCCAGTTCGTGGCGTCGGAGTTCCTGGAGCGGGTCGAGGTCTTCCACGGGGCGACCGCCTTCCTGAACGGCGCGGCCCCCGGCGGATCGGGTGTCGGCGGCGCCTTCAACCTGACGCCCAAGCGGGCGGGCAATGAGCCTCTGACGCGCGTGACCGCCGGGATCGAAAGCGGCGGCGAGATCTATCTGGCCGGCGATGTCGCCCGCCGCTTCGGCGTCGATCAGGAATACGGCGCCCGTCTGAACCTGGTGCGTCGCGACGGCGAGAGCACGGTGGACGGCGAGGACCGCCAGCTGACCGCCATCGGCCTGGGTCTGGACCGCCGCGGCGAGCGCGCCCGCTTCTCGGCCGATGTCGGCTATCAGGACCACCATATCGACGCCCCGCGTCCGACCGTGACGCCGTCGGGCGCCGTTCCGGCCGCGCCCTCGGCCGACGTCAACTACGCCCAGCCCTGGACCTATACCGACGAGCAGCAGGTGTTCGGCGCGGCGCGCGGCGAGTTCGACGTAACCGACAGCGTCACCGCCTGGGCGGCCTTCGGCGGCCGTCAGGGCAAGGAGGCCAATGTCCTGGCCAACCCGAACGTCGACGCCGGCGGCAATCTGACCGCCTATCGGTTCGACAATACGCGTGAAGACACCGTCTGGTCGGGGGACGTCGGCCTGCGCGCCGATCTGACCACCGGTTCCGTCGGGCACCGGATCGTGGCCTCGGCCTCGCAGGTGCAGTCGAAGTCGAAGAACGCCTATGCCTTCTCCAGCTTCGCGGGCTTCCCGGCCGGGACCCTGTCCAACCCGGTCGCCGCAACCCAGCCGGCCGCCAACTTCTTCATCGGCGGCGACCTCGACAGCCCGCTGGTGACCGAGCGGGTCGACAACTCCAGCCTGGCCATCGCCGACATGCTGTCCTTCCTGGACGGCAGGCTGCTGGTCACGGCGGGCGTGCGCTACCAGAACATCAAGACCCGCACCTATGACTACAACACCGGCGCGCTCGGCTCGTCCTATGACGGCGATGCCGTGACCCCGGCCTTCGCCGTGGTGTTCAAGCCCATCGACCGGGTCTCCCTCTACGCCAACTATGCCGAAGCCCTGATCCCCGGGAAGATCGCCCCGGCCGTGGTCAATGGCCTCAACGTGACCAACGCGGGCGAGGTGCTGGACCCGTTCGTCGGCGAACAGTTCGAGGTCGGCGCCAAATATGACGCCGGGACCTTCGGCGGTTCGATCAGCCTGTTCCGCACGACGCTCCAGAGCGAGCTTTTCACCCAAACCAGCGCGACGGCGGGGACCTACTCCTCGGGCGGCGAGCAGGAGAACAGCGGCGTGGAACTGAGCGTCTATGGCGAGCCGATCGCGGGCCTGCGCCTGCTGGGCGGGATGAGCTGGCTGGACGCCGAGATCGCCTCGAGCGGCCGCACCCCGATCGGCGTGCCGGACTTCCAGGCCAATGCCAACATCGAATGGGACGTGCCCCAGGTCGCCGGCCTGACCCTGGAAGGCCGCGCCGTCTACACAGGCGAACAGGAGACCAACGCCACGACCAGCGTCCCGCTCGACGCCTGGACCCGCTTCGACGCCGGCGTTCGCTACGCCTTCGAGGCGGGCGGCCATCCGCTGACCGCCCGGGCCCGGGTCGAGAACATCGCCGACGAAGACCAGTGGGTCGCCGTCGGGGGCTATCCGGGCGCCAACTATCTGACGCTGGGCGCGCCGCGCACCCTGCGGGTCTCGATCTCGGCGGACTTCTGA